A segment of the Populus alba chromosome 9, ASM523922v2, whole genome shotgun sequence genome:
ATCTTTTAAGTAAATAGATACTGGAAGTACTACTGATGGGGAATGGAGAAAGACAACAATggtaattaatatttgattgtttaGGAACTTTAATGTTGCATGATTATTCTGGATTTTAGTGTTATTTAGGAGTGTTAGTATTGCTACCAAACTAAGGAAAATTAGAACACTCCTAAATACCTTAGTTTACACCAACTGCATACCTTAGTTTTCAGATATTCTTCTGCAGCATGGACTGCATCACTTCCAATAGAAATCTTATCAGCCCCAGACCTGAAATATTCTGATGCAACTTCCAAGCTAGAATAATACCTGAATGGAGAATGGCTTAATGATAATATGCCCACGCACCTAACTAACAATTAATGACACGTGAAGATGACAAGGAAACTTTAAAATTGGTGAAATTAGGGGAAAGATCGCATGCATACTAGTTGAAAAATGTTAAACCATATGATTGATCTGCCACATAACACTGAAATCTGACCTGCCATTTGAATCAGTAAAATCTCTAATTCCACCTCCAACCGTCAATggcacaaaaacattttctgAAGCGCGTCTCAAAACCTTCAAGAGCATGGCAAAAAGATGAGATTATGGCTAAATGAGACTTCTGTCTACAAGTTACCAGCAATATTTTTAGCAAGTAATTAAATAGCTACAAAACCAACCTGCAACATTGGCACATCACCCAAGGGAAAATCACGGAAGCCAGTGATATTCAAAAAACTAACCtgaaattcaacattaacacaTTAAGCACAGTACTGCTCCCTTGGTAGTATATGGATCAAATTAAGAAGGGTAAAAATACCGCACCTCATCAGCACCATCATTGTAATACTGTCCAGCAAGCTCCACTGGCTTGCCAAGGTTTCTAACCTGAGCATAAAACCATTAATGAGATGCAAATGCATATTTCCACCAATGGTTACAATTTAGGAAAAGATTGGGACCAAATGAGTGCATTCCCTTGGAATCatcaactccttttctttttttctcaaggAAATATAATCAACTTTTttcagatgaaaacataaatcCATCAGCACAGCACTAAAACATTCACCTTAAAAGAGATTTAACTGGAATCAAATGAACTTCTGAAGCATGTCCAAGAAAGAAACGCAGACAAAAAAGCTAAAGCATTTAACAACATAATTGAAAAATGCAAGATGTATGTTTGCTTAAAATTTATGTATCTTTTTCCCATTTCAAGGTTTCACAAAGTGCCGATGCTAATTTTTTCCACTAGCACTCTCAAAATGCAGTGGTCTCTAGCCACATGCCAATCCCACGTGATGCAAGTGGTATTCTTCATCATACCTTACTCTGTTCTGCATGTTCCCTTACATCGTACTGGTCTCCTTTCGTTACAACAAGATCTCCTTCATCATTTGTCCTCACATCAAGACAAGCAATTACCTGAAGTGAAGCAATAACACTGAGCATATGAAGAACACATGCAGATACAAAGATACTTGGATAAAAATGATTAGTTCAAGAGTTCATGTGCATTTATCCGAGCAAGTTACTGCGGGATAGAATTGTCATTTTGCTTGCTTCAGTCCCAGTAATTATCAGTTAAGAGAAATATCTATAATCCCATAAATGGCTACAAAACAATGTACTATCCCACAGAATCGCATCAATATATAACTGCTTTAAGATCTAAAGTTATCCAAAAACTCAAATCCAAATAGATGATAAATACAAAGGATGAAAAACCATTAAAACCATTCAGACTCAGTGtagtttcacaataaaaattgTAGCAAGGGCAAGGAAATTTTGAAACCACTAAAATAAAACTCGAGGTCAGCAACTATTACCCTCTTTGCAAGTTTCGATGCCTTCCCTTCAGTACGCTTCTGTCTTCAAATGAAGTTTCGTTTCATTAGATGATTCAATAAAGAAGTTAAGAGGCATAGAAGATGCATTGATTTCAGAGTACAGAGTCTACCCCTGTCAAAGATGACTTTGGAAGCAAAAACCTCCTCAATACTGAAAGACCAACATCTGTGACAATCATTTTAGATAATATCAATCAGTATTAAATAGGCAGTCTTAATTAACATTCACatgctaaaattattttagatatatttttcataCGCTCTCCACCGCATATACAAGAGACTCAAGATTGTCAGGggaaaaaaattccaaatccAATGGTAAAGTCTCAAAGGAGAATTTAAGCTCCCCCCTCAAATAAAGATGGACAGCAAAATGCAATCTTCAAGATTGTTAATAGGAGGCAGCTGCAATTTAATCACGTTCACAAACCAtgagttaaagaaaaaagaaaagtaagggTTACTGCTTGCCTCCACTCTTCTCTGGATGGAATTGAACAGCATGCACATTTCCCCTTCTAACAGATGCTATAAATTCATCACCATAATTGCAGGTAGAGGAAATCCactctttattttcatttgacTGCAAACGAAAGATCATAAACCAAATATACACGTGGCAAAATTATGCGACAAGATCAACAAaagatgagaagaagaaaaacgcACTGGCATGGCACGATAAGAGTGAACAAAATACACATGGCGGTTTCTAATGTCATCCAAAATTTCAGAATCTTTAGTGATTTGCAGAGCATTCCAACCAATATGAGGCACTCTAAAACCATGTGAGGAATCAAAACGGCCCACCACTCCGGGAATCATACCAAGACCACCCACTGATACAAATGCAGTAAAACTCCAAATTAAACAACTCcacaaggaaaagaaagaaaaatgtcaaAGCTGCAAATTCAACAGACAAAAATAACAGACTGACCTGGACCATTCTCGTCGCTAGACTCGAAAAGTAGCTGAAGTCCAAGACAAATGCCTAAAAAGGGGCGATCATTCTGAATGTAGCTACACAGTGCTTCTCCCATCCTGCACATgttaaaacaacaaagaaatagagaaTTGTTCGatatttgcaaaaacaaaaacaaccatTGGAAAAGGGAGAGAAAAGACAGACCCAGTGTTGTTAAGGACATCCATGGCAGGTGCAAAAGCCCCGACACCAGGAAATATAAGACGCCTTGCGTTTAGAATGTCTTTCGGAGTTTGCAcctgtttgatttttattccatttttcccaaaacagataaaataaaatcataactaCTATATAACATTACTTCtgtagaccaaaaaaaaaaaaaaacgtgaagaagaagaagaattaaattaaaggacGTAATAAAAAAGAGTACATCTTTGATTTGGAAACCGAGATGACGAATGGCATTTCGGACACTACGGACATTTCCAGCACCATAATCAAGCAGAGTCACTACtgcaaaatccataaaaaaaaaaaaaaaaacaacaacaacaacaaagagaAGAAGTTTCAGTAATTGATGGTATTAATAGATGTTTAGATAGAGAGAGGAGGGGGAGAGGAAGCGGACCTGAATCATCATTGGAAGCACGAACTGAGAGATTTCTACGTGACTTGAGCTTAAAAGGAGAGTGGTTTCTAtaagaaatttttgaaagagatataagagaagaagaggaggagatggATGAAGTTTTGCAGGTAGAAGAAGGAGAAGTAAATGGTGCTGCCTCCATTGCAGCTTCCTGAAACGACAGCTTCAGCTGCGTCTCTTCGATATTACAAGGCTCCTGTTAATTTTCAGTTGTCGATTTGGAAGCGTGTTCTACTTCTAGGGTGTCGCCATGAGTCATGATGCCTCATTTCGCTTGCCGCCCTTTTTCCCcgttcttgttgttgtttcatgttCTGGGCTAAGATCCTGGCGTCAGCTTGGGCCATTATCCACTGATATGGATTTGGGTTTCATGTTCAATGATAATCGAACTAAACAATAAGTAGAGAATTCTGAGACGGGGATGGCTCGCCTGGTAATTTGAGTTTCCGTTTGACACAAGTCTaacctaataaataaaaaataattcggaatcacttaaaattaattaattagaagttctgattttttcattgattagaatttctattcaattttttaatctttttttattaaatctaaccAAATGTATATGACTCTTGTtaaggtaaaaaattaaaaaacagctccaattaatttgcaaaaatcATAAGAATCTGAATTTAAAGAATATTGTAAGAATGTTAATAGCttcaaatctaatttaataagGATTAGgctctagatttttttaataccgATCTTTGGCTTGCAAAAGCTAGCTATGGAATCACTATTTTAGGATAGTCCTTGGGCCTGTGTTTAATTTTAGGGCAGCATTGTGAGAgattgatttgttgttttttcacgctgaaataaaatattgaaagctAACCAAATAattcaggtaaaaaaaaatggcaattaAAAAATCCATTCACTGTCAAACTTTATAACCTGTGCGGGCATACGATGCAATTAAAAATAGGTATTCgtcaattaaatttatgatataaataaatacatgattTATATGTGTATcatgctaaaaataaaatagttgtttgagagtgtaattattgtttttttaaaaagtattttttatttaaaaatatatttttaatattaatatttcaaaataatccaaaacattaaaaaataagcaaaaaaaaataaaattcaaggaaATGGCTCTATAAAAGAACAAGACAAAAAACAATGGGCTCAAAGGTAGGCTGCATGAGATATATGGTAGGTAGGGTATAATAGTAGTTTgctttttgtgtttaaaattatatttggaaaaatattaaattaatatttttttagtattttttattagttttaatatgttaatatcaaaaattaaaaaaatattttaatatatttataagtaaaaaaaatattttttaaaacatattaaaataatatattatattataataacagttattttttaaattattttttatttaaacatatattaaaataattggttttttttataccataataCTACCTACTACGCTTAATTGAGTGTCAGGGATCATGTGTACGTGTCGTTCACGCGAACATGGCGTGGAATTTTGGTGACGGGCTGCTCTTCGAACAAGGAATATGTGGCCTACATGGAAGCATCGTATGCCCCTTCCAATGTTCACACGAATCGGATGCATCGTCTACCACTGTACATCATTGCTGGCACGtgtcctttccttttccttttccttttttgaacAGTACTTGTACGTGCGTATATAATGAgcaattggttaaaaaaattgtttttgaaattctctTCCATTTCAATAATGTTCGCACGAATTAAAGAGCTCAACGTGACAACTAGCAATAATCAAATGACACTCCTACTATATATTGGAACAATGGAGTTTATTGCATCACTTAATGGTGTGATAATTTTCCTTGTCCTGGTTTTCATGAGGATTATGTACGAATAGAGAcatgaaacaaaagaaaatagaaaagagagagaCCTGTAGCTAATCACAAGATGGGTTCAAAAACAAAGAGCTGcggaaattcaaaataatattttttaaaaaaattaaaatgacaatatatttgattaaatcgAGATAATAcgggttaatttattaaattcataacttgaatcatgagaccatgataacctcatataaaataaatcaaaataaattatgagacttaattattaattaacttagtgttaaagaataaaatataaaaaattgacttgatttAATCTATCAGACTTGTGATCAAGATTATGAAACCggaataacctcataaaaaataaacaaaaaatgactGAAGTCATACcaggttaacttttcaaactcgcGATCAAAATcatgagactataataaccctatagaaagaaaatcaaaacaagataTGAAACTTAgttttcaataaactcaatgctggactataaaattaagaaaaattcaatctaaaaacagGACACAATAAAACAACTCGAGTTTATCCAagtaaaactataaaatacatGACCTGAATCATAAAACTAGGGTAACCCCataaaaagcaaactaaaataaaacatgaagcccaattctcaatcaacaacATTGAGTTAATAGGGTTAACCCACCAAACTCATGACCCAAATTATGAGACcgagataattttatagaaagcaagccaaaataaatcatgaaacttgattattaatcaacttattgagtgataaaattgaaaaaaaaaatggcagttaaaaaaagatataacaCTAGTTATAAGATTGAACTAACCACATATAAAACAAACCGCCATGAACTATGAAGCCAAATCTCCAATAAACCAAGtgttgaaatatgaaattagaaaaagaaacatagatatagaagaaagaaagcaaaagaaaaaaaattactgaaatgaataatgttttgtgaggcGGTGTATAGTAAAAGATCATCCATTTTAGTTTactaaaccaaaacaaatcaggaattttaattcttaaccaactcaatgATAAATGacgaaattaaaataaatatcagtttttttttaaaaaaaacttgtgtcaACTGAGCTAACCTACCAAACATTCGATCTAAActataaaatcaagataacctcatagaaagcaaaccaaaataaattatgaagtataatttctaatcaactcaatgttgatgGATAGAAATGACAAAACAGAAGtcagtaataataaaaaaatcagagtCAACCCCGCAAACCTATGACATGGATTATGAGATCAAATTAACCATGTATAAAgcaaaccacaataaattataaagtccaaTCTCCAATAAACAAAATGTTGAAGTataaaactagaaagaaaaaaaaacatagatctagaaaaaaataaagcaaaagcaaattaaaacacGTTATCAAAATTAATAGTATTTAGTGAAGTGGTGCATAATAAAAGCACCAACCCTTTTAGTTtgttaaactaaaacaaatcatgaagtctaatttctaatcaactcaatgataaaaaataaaattgaaaaaatatcaattaaaaaaaaaaaaaaacttctagtCAATTGGGTTAATCAATCAAACTTGCAACCGAGTTATTAGactgaaataattttatataaagcaaattaaaataaattatgaaatttaatttataatttaaaatataaaattaaaaaaatatcatttaaaaaaacaaaaaaaattgtgaaacctatttttttaatcaacctaTTATTGAAAAAGGGGGAGGGTTTTTGGTGAcatctaatttttgtttttgtgatttttcgctaaattatgatgaaaaaaaatttttttgctgGGCCGTCTTAATTAGTTAGTGATGATGAGAAAAATCATcattaatcatttgatttattggaTGCCCTTCATTCACAAGTTTCCCCCTTTTTTTCACCTAATTAAAATCCAACGAATGATAACATCAATGAACACTTTCACCTGCCTCCCATCACATCAAAATGACTAATATCAGCAGCATATTTGTATGAAATCTAAAATCTCACTAATGGAAGGgtagaaagtattttttcttttacaaaatatttgGAAGGATGATAACTTCAGAGTGTGttaatttgaaaagatattaaattagttttatttttttttgtatttttaatgattttaatgtattagtattaaaaatacaaaaataattttaatatatttttaaataaaaaaagttcttttaataCCAGGTATCGGATACTTCCTGTCCGTTTAGTATGACTTTACAGATAAACAGGTAACAATTCACAGTATGAAAAGTCACGTCCagaaaaatttaatgatttttttttaaaaataattagtgaaTAGTCAGCCATCCACGCCCCACTACTTGTTTTGTAATTACCATTGTATTCTTCTCTTTAATCTTCaagtttcttgtttattttgtcATTATCTTGTAGGAATGAGAACATATCAATCTTCAACTTCTTAAGAGTTCCAGAACTTCCTGTCTGTCTGATCTCTCTTTTCTTAGCAACAAAGGGTTTTGCCAAATCTATAAAACCTGCTTCCAAACCCTTTCCCCTTCAAAACTCGCGCAAGATCTACAAGAAAAACAAGGAGCAAAAAACTCTCTCCCGATTGTCCTTGAAACTCCAGATATCTTGTATGGATAACCAAGGACCCTTTACAGTTTGGTTTTAACGAACAACTTCTCTGGTGGGTTTGGTTTAATTACATGATGTTGCAGCTTCTCTTCACAGTAGCTTTCTCTGCAGTGCCTCTGACTTTGTACATTCCACCTGTGAGGAGCTTGAATCTCTTTGTGGAAACCATGGAAGATCTGTTGAGGGAGTCGAGAGTTTACACTGGTAGACTCTATCCACGTGCAAGGCACGTGTGGTCTAGGGTCTTGGATATTTTGCTTTGCAATTTTAGGTTAGATTAGAAGAGGATGTTCTTCCTGTacgttctctctctctctctggtttatttttattgtctcGGAACTGATTTAGATTGCAATTCGTTGTTGTTACTCTGGTCGTGTTTATGACTTTGTGCGGGATTATGTATTACAGAGAAATGTTTGAGAACTGCAAAGatgttatataataaaataaaggatgTTCTTCATGTAATTCCTTGTCCATGTAAAAACTAGGGTTTGGAGATGGGGTTTGCTTTCTTGATCAATCAAGATGAAGCGAAATTCGgaattctgggttttttttgggtttaatttccCCTGAGAAAGGAAGGTCATTTGCCAGAACATTATTTACTGAAGGATGGAATGTAAAATGGGGATTGGGATAAAGATAGATAGGTGCCTTCTTTTCTGTTATAATAATATAGTAATGggacagtttttttatttatttattcctggAAGATGAGAACGGGAGATAATAGAACGATAAGATTTTGgtagatgaagaagaaaaaatcaaatgaatacgCCATAGGAGTTAGGATGAAGATAAATAAGGGGAGGATGGCTACTGGTTAGCATGTAACCTAATCCATCCAaaacagaagcaaaaaaaaaaaaaaaaaaaaacaaagagatgaCGCTATTGACGCCCCCGGGTCTCCTTTTTGTTAGGACAAAAAACGCGGCAATATGCATCTGAAATCGGATGGCAAAGTTTGGCATCAACCCTTATTGCTATATATCTATGCTCCAGATAACGTTCAAGAAGGAAGATGGATACCAGCGGAAATTAAAGACCTTAGCACCGAAGATTTTCACAGAGAGGTGGTTTAAGATGACACCAGGGATTCCCAATTGATCTTTTGCTTAACTCTAATTGCATACGAAATCGTATGCATGCTGCctcaaaaggtaaaaaaattcaGTGCCCGTCTTTCCAAAACATGAAGTTTTCTGCAAATTCGGTGCTCGAGTTTAACCCAATAAGGAATGGTACTTTTATGCTTCGTTGTATCATCTTTTTTGTTACAGGGGCTAAAAGATTGTAAACTTGGTTCAGCCGTATAACAATTTTGAGGTCATTCTTTGTTTGCATATATCAGCTTGGGGCTAAATGCACCTTTTCCAGCATCAATCAGCTTGGCATGCCCTTCTTTCTTTGTCAGTGGATAATGAAATGCCAAATAAGTCATCTTATTATAAGCATAGCAACAACCCCAAATAATGGAGCCAGTTGTGTATTTGCATCACTCAAGCTTTCGagttcaaaaatacaaattttattttctataatgaGTTTGGATTTGAATCCTTACAGTTTCTCTTATTGACATCAAATGAATCAGGTAATCAATTGAAGagcaagaattaaaaaatgggAGGTGTGGGGATGTATGAATACCAGAAGAAACAAGTTGCAATGACCAGTTTCAACTggactaaaaaaatcttttaaagaaTGAATTTTGGAAAACCGGGGTccgggtggggggggggggtttccACATTTCAGCTGGAGAGCGTCGTGCAGGGCTTCAGGAACCAGAAAACATCCAAAGCTTTCGATTCTTTTCCATCAGAAATGAAAGGACTTCTGTCCTCGGTGGTTTCCTTATCCTTCTTCAGTTCCTGAAGGATTCCCCTTTCCTGCACAGTTCACCACCATCACATTAGTGCGGCATCAAGCAAACTTTCTTAGAAACAACAACAGACTTAGCAAGCTACATGTTGCACttatcaaattaacaaaaaaacttcaaGTGAAGAATGGCTTGACTCTTAACGTAGTTAGGGAAAGTCATGTTACTGAGAAGAAAACGGTCACAAGATGTGGGGATAGCTCCAAGAATAGAGGTTTTATTCTGGCTAGTTAAGTGAAGAATGGGTTATCCTTAAGGGGATGATCAGCTAGTCAATATTCAAAGTAACTGAGAATCATCTGTACCGGAGAGCTgaactattttaattattgtccATTGGTGCAGACGTTCATATGTAGTGTTAATTGGCATAATCCAACGTGTTTGTTTGGAAGTTAGTTGATATCGAAAATTCTTGAAAACATGCACTTCAGATGCCTAACTAACTGGTTTCAAATTGCATATTCGTTGAATTTAATGACTTTCAGTTTAAGTTTTTGTTAAACAAATTCTAGCCTGATGTTTATCCTTAAATTTCCTCTCGTTTTACTTGGAGCAACTAAGGAAAGACTAGTAAGAAAGAAACAAGCAATCATCTCTCATCCAATACTCAAACCTGCAgttaaattatttagtttacCATGTTTGTCGCTATCATCATTAACTTGCCTTAAACCAAAAGTTCAATATTAAGAATGGAACCTAGTTGCGTTGCGTACCGTAAGCCTGGACCTGGAAGCCTTCGAAGGGGTAGTTTTGGCGGGTGCACGGTTGGCAGAAAAACATTGAGGTGAAGGAGGATTGGTCCGAATTTGCAGCAGGCGCTCCTCTCCTTTGTTCTTCACATTTGCCAAATTCAGAGGCACTGGGATGTTCTCTGTATCATCAACTCTTCTGCGCAATTCAACAACTATAATTTAGCCCCTTGAAATATTTTCATAGCATATGCACAACTAGAATATTTTCATAGCCCTGTGCGCTCACATTTGCCAAGTCTAAGTTTGTTTAAGACCAAAGattataagttggactttgaGCCAATTGTTTATGTCTGTTTGAAATCTTTAAGCTTTGGGAAGAATCCACAATTCAAAAGCGATAAGAATAAATAACTTTGCACGACGTTTTTCAACCACTACTCCcacatgtgtttgtttttttttagcagaTTGTTTTCATCAAGCACGCAAAGACtctaatctaaaaatacaacgaaGAGACAAAATCAGAGCAAGCCAACTTTAATCTGTTGCAATGACAAAATCAACTTCTTTTAAAGATCCGTAATCCTTAAAATTCCAAAACTATTATCTCCTCTACCCAGTTCAAGTTAACCGAATATGTACAAATTTTAAAGACAAGCACAGAGGGAAATAACTTACTTCTTCCTGCCTTGCTTGGCACttcccttttcatttccttcGGGTTTCTCTCTATCATTGTTTAGCAAtggttttctctctttctccttcaCATTCAACTCTCCCAAAACCTCTCTAGAACCCTCATTCACAACTACCCCATCTTTTTTCTCCCCCACCTGACTCCCCTTCTCATTTAAACTCTCTTTTTCCCTCGCTCTCGTTGCCAACTTCTTCAATTCATTGCAAAACTCAGTAATATGGCCTAATATATCTTTCCCTGCAAACAAATTCCTTGCCGATAACGTGCTTTTTAGCCTTGATTCTTCCCTGGTTTGTGGCACATCATCAATAGGTCTGTTCTTTTCACTGCTTGATTTGATCATTTGTTTCATAGACTTCTGGTAATTTGATGGTGTTGATAAATTTGGATTCCGATTTTCGCTATCTTCATTCAATTTGGCTTTATAATCACTTGATGTAAATGAAGACTGACTTTGCCCCCTTCTCTTCAATTTTGCATCTCTAAatccatagaaaataaaaaagaagagaacttTTAAGATAGTAACTCGAATCTTGAACTctttcttgattaaaaaaaaataatcaaaatcttcAATTGGatagaaaatttaaaacttcaTGTGGGTTTGCTTGGTGAGTACCTTAGATTCTTGTCGTCGAGAGGGGTTCTACTTCTAGCTTTATCACCTGAGCTTGAAAGCTGAACCagatcaatttaacaaaaaaaaagagtcaagtAACGGTCAAATAATTGTACTGGATTTAACCCGT
Coding sequences within it:
- the LOC118027689 gene encoding imidazole glycerol phosphate synthase hisHF, chloroplastic isoform X2, whose product is MEAAPFTSPSSTCKTSSISSSSSLISLSKISYRNHSPFKLKSRRNLSVRASNDDSVVTLLDYGAGNVRSVRNAIRHLGFQIKDVQTPKDILNARRLIFPGVGAFAPAMDVLNNTGMGEALCSYIQNDRPFLGICLGLQLLFESSDENGPVGGLGMIPGVVGRFDSSHGFRVPHIGWNALQITKDSEILDDIRNRHVYFVHSYRAMPSNENKEWISSTCNYGDEFIASVRRGNVHAVQFHPEKSGDVGLSVLRRFLLPKSSLTGKRTEGKASKLAKRVIACLDVRTNDEGDLVVTKGDQYDVREHAEQSKVRNLGKPVELAGQYYNDGADEVLRRASENVFVPLTVGGGIRDFTDSNGRYYSSLEVASEYFRSGADKISIGSDAVHAAEEYLKTKVKTGKSSIEQISRVYGNQAVVVSIDPRRVYLNDPSDVEFKSIKLTKPGPNGEEYAWYQCTINGGREGRPIGAYELAKAVEELGAGEILLNCIDCDGQGKGFDIDLVKMISDAVSIPVIASSGAGVSEHFSDVFSKTNASAALAAGIFHRKEVPVQSVKEHLLKEGIEVRI
- the LOC118027689 gene encoding imidazole glycerol phosphate synthase hisHF, chloroplastic isoform X1, with protein sequence MEAAPFTSPSSTCKTSSISSSSSLISLSKISYRNHSPFKLKSRRNLSVRASNDDSVVTLLDYGAGNVRSVRNAIRHLGFQIKDVQTPKDILNARRLIFPGVGAFAPAMDVLNNTGMGEALCSYIQNDRPFLGICLGLQLLFESSDENGPVGGLGMIPGVVGRFDSSHGFRVPHIGWNALQITKDSEILDDIRNRHVYFVHSYRAMPSNENKEWISSTCNYGDEFIASVRRGNVHAVQFHPEKSGDVGLSVLRRFLLPKSSLTGKRTEGKASKLAKRVIACLDVRTNDEGDLVVTKGDQYDVREHAEQSKVRNLGKPVELAGQYYNDGADEVSFLNITGFRDFPLGDVPMLQVLRRASENVFVPLTVGGGIRDFTDSNGRYYSSLEVASEYFRSGADKISIGSDAVHAAEEYLKTKVKTGKSSIEQISRVYGNQAVVVSIDPRRVYLNDPSDVEFKSIKLTKPGPNGEEYAWYQCTINGGREGRPIGAYELAKAVEELGAGEILLNCIDCDGQGKGFDIDLVKMISDAVSIPVIASSGAGVSEHFSDVFSKTNASAALAAGIFHRKEVPVQSVKEHLLKEGIEVRI
- the LOC118027690 gene encoding uncharacterized protein; amino-acid sequence: MEPAKIDWKRIDSVFVEDRLYENLNAPKWFDFFAPEDSADDEAWFCRPDCNHPKTADDFFKTTPTSKLSSSGDKARSRTPLDDKNLRDAKLKRRGQSQSSFTSSDYKAKLNEDSENRNPNLSTPSNYQKSMKQMIKSSSEKNRPIDDVPQTREESRLKSTLSARNLFAGKDILGHITEFCNELKKLATRAREKESLNEKGSQVGEKKDGVVVNEGSREVLGELNVKEKERKPLLNNDREKPEGNEKGSAKQGRKKRVDDTENIPVPLNLANVKNKGEERLLQIRTNPPSPQCFSANRAPAKTTPSKASRSRLTERGILQELKKDKETTEDRSPFISDGKESKALDVFWFLKPCTTLSS